One Helianthus annuus cultivar XRQ/B chromosome 7, HanXRQr2.0-SUNRISE, whole genome shotgun sequence genomic region harbors:
- the LOC110866250 gene encoding nuclear transcription factor Y subunit B-5, protein MDDSTNIFTTGDEETANQQERLLPIANVGRIMKQILPHNAKISKEAKETMQECASEFISFVTGEASEKCKKERRKTVNGDDVCWAMGTLGFDDYAPPLKRYLDRYREVEGDRSGASQRNEDEGGPSSSSAKFNLISKPF, encoded by the coding sequence ATGGATGATTCCACCAACATATTCACCACCGGCGACGAAGAAACTGCCAACCAACAAGAACGGCTACTTCCGATCGCCAACGTCGGCCGGATCATGAAGCAAATACTGCCACACAACGCAAAGATCTCCAAAGAGGCCAAGGAGACTATGCAAGAGTGTGCTTCTGAGTTCATCAGTTTTGTCACCGGTGAAGCCTCCGAGAAATGCAAAAAGGAGCGGAGGAAGACCGTGAACGGTGACGATGTGTGCTGGGCTATGGGGACACTAGGGTTTGATGACTATGCTCCACCATTGAAGAGGTATTTAGATAGGTATAGAGAGGTTGAAGGCGATCGATCCGGTGCTTCACAAAGGAATGAAGATGAGGGCGGACCATCATCGTCTTCAGCTAAGTTTAATCTAATCTCGAAACCATTTTAA